The following are encoded together in the bacterium genome:
- a CDS encoding AbrB/MazE/SpoVT family DNA-binding domain-containing protein, with protein sequence METTIQKWGNSLAVRLPRALVAHHRLHEGVRVVLRSKKEGLTIRAVSRRRPTLRELVDQITPENRHEAIDWGPPVGREIW encoded by the coding sequence ATGGAAACGACGATTCAAAAATGGGGAAATAGCCTGGCGGTGCGGTTGCCGCGCGCCCTCGTGGCTCATCATCGCCTCCACGAAGGTGTGCGCGTGGTCTTGCGTTCAAAGAAAGAGGGTCTCACGATCCGGGCAGTTTCGAGGCGTAGGCCGACCTTAAGAGAATTGGTCGATCAGATTACCCCAGAGAACAGGCACGAGGCAATCGACTGGGGTCCACCGGTCGGTAGAGAAATATGGTAA
- a CDS encoding ZIP family metal transporter, whose amino-acid sequence MPPYVLLALASVILVSLVSFAGLFTFSLGEHSLRRVLAILVSLAAGALLGDALLHLLPESIETLGSATKSSFLVLGGFLFFFVIERVLHWHHFHTEAECDEAREHHGALEHGTIRTASNAIQPAGYLVLISDGFHNLLDGLIIGASYLAGIELGIATTIAVILHEIPQEIGDFGVLLHAGFTRGRALFLNFLSAVLAVLGVVISLLLGETSGALTLPLVPIAAGGFIYIAAADLVPELHKTRATGASLAQFLALLLGVGAMTTLLLFE is encoded by the coding sequence ATGCCTCCCTACGTTCTCCTCGCGCTTGCAAGCGTCATTCTCGTGAGCCTTGTTTCTTTCGCGGGTCTCTTTACGTTCTCGCTCGGCGAGCACTCTCTGCGGCGCGTGCTCGCAATTCTCGTCAGCCTCGCCGCAGGCGCGCTCCTCGGCGACGCGCTACTCCACCTTCTGCCCGAGAGCATCGAGACGCTCGGCAGCGCCACGAAATCTAGCTTCCTCGTACTTGGAGGATTTCTCTTCTTTTTTGTGATTGAACGCGTACTACACTGGCACCACTTCCATACTGAGGCGGAGTGCGACGAAGCACGCGAGCATCACGGCGCGCTCGAGCACGGCACGATACGTACGGCATCAAACGCGATACAACCCGCCGGTTATCTCGTCCTCATCTCAGACGGCTTCCACAACCTCCTCGATGGCCTCATCATCGGCGCAAGCTATCTTGCGGGAATCGAGCTTGGTATCGCAACGACGATCGCCGTGATCCTCCACGAAATCCCACAGGAGATCGGTGACTTTGGGGTACTCCTCCACGCTGGTTTTACACGCGGTCGTGCGCTATTTTTAAATTTCCTTTCGGCGGTCCTCGCGGTTCTCGGTGTTGTAATCTCGCTCCTCCTCGGTGAGACAAGCGGCGCCCTCACCCTCCCCCTTGTCCCCATCGCCGCTGGCGGTTTCATCTACATCGCCGCCGCGGACCTCGTCCCCGAGCTTCACAAGACGCGAGCTACCGGTGCCTCGCTCGCCCAATTCCTCGCCCTTCTCCTCGGCGTCGGCGCGATGACCACACTCCTGCTTTTTGAATAA
- a CDS encoding cob(I)yrinic acid a,c-diamide adenosyltransferase: MLYTRKGDKGTTKTLRCDQRISKSAPVAEALGGLDECNSWIGLCRARAGEAEFLLPRAGTRGARSAAEALLRMQEALFIAQAELAGADKRLAKRHVLTLERLTDAIERELPPIKSFFIPGATALGALFDVARTVARRAERRVVSASESGEAPLSVYTLQYLNRLSSALYAFARFANSQAGVAERPPSYR; encoded by the coding sequence ATGCTCTACACGCGAAAAGGAGACAAGGGGACGACGAAAACGCTCCGCTGCGATCAGCGCATTTCAAAGAGCGCGCCTGTTGCGGAGGCGCTCGGCGGCCTCGACGAGTGCAATTCGTGGATTGGGCTCTGCCGCGCGCGCGCAGGCGAGGCGGAGTTTCTCCTGCCGCGGGCAGGCACGCGAGGAGCGCGGAGCGCGGCCGAGGCGCTACTTCGGATGCAGGAGGCGCTGTTTATCGCGCAGGCGGAACTCGCAGGCGCGGACAAACGGCTCGCGAAGCGCCACGTGCTCACGCTCGAGCGGCTGACCGATGCGATCGAGCGCGAGCTCCCGCCGATCAAGAGCTTTTTCATTCCCGGCGCGACGGCGCTCGGCGCGCTCTTCGACGTCGCGCGTACCGTCGCGCGCCGCGCGGAACGGCGTGTCGTGAGTGCGAGCGAGAGTGGGGAAGCGCCGCTCTCGGTCTACACCCTACAGTATCTTAACCGCCTCTCGAGCGCGCTCTACGCGTTTGCGCGGTTTGCAAACAGTCAGGCGGGGGTTGCCGAGCGTCCACCATCATACCGGTAG
- a CDS encoding type II toxin-antitoxin system PemK/MazF family toxin → MVTTSRKSSRGLNVPERGDLVWMTFNPSLGHEQGSRRPAIVLSSRYYNERVGLALVCPITSQQKGYPFEIALPHGKVEGVILADHVRSVDWKQRKSVFITTVPSETVSRVRGRLVDLLTED, encoded by the coding sequence ATGGTAACCACTTCGCGGAAGAGCTCACGCGGCCTGAATGTCCCCGAGCGAGGGGATCTTGTTTGGATGACCTTCAATCCCTCTCTGGGACATGAGCAGGGTAGTCGCCGGCCAGCCATCGTTCTTTCGTCGAGGTACTACAACGAACGAGTCGGCCTTGCGCTGGTGTGCCCCATTACCTCACAGCAGAAGGGATACCCGTTTGAGATTGCTCTGCCGCATGGCAAGGTGGAAGGAGTAATCTTGGCGGATCACGTGAGAAGCGTTGATTGGAAGCAGCGAAAAAGTGTTTTTATTACGACGGTACCAAGCGAGACTGTCTCTCGTGTGAGGGGGCGGCTCGTCGATCTTTTGACGGAAGATTAG
- the ftsZ gene encoding cell division protein FtsZ yields the protein MPKINPDVETFARIRVVGVGGSGRNAINHMINSKVKGVEFIVVNTDAQDLHHSAAKRKIHIGKNLTKGLGTGMNAELGKRAAEETKEEIQEAIKGADMVFIAGGMGGGTGTGASPVVARTAKELGALTVAVVTRPFAFEGAQRNRLAMEGLENLRKEVDAMIVIPNDRLLAVVEKETTFRNAFAMSDEILKQAVEGLSDLIIMPGIINVDFADIRAVLENAGSALMGIGTAGGDRRAEEAARAAINSPLLDLSISGAKGVLFAIAGGDDLGMLEIQEAAKVITESIDPSAKVIFGAFKDDRLKKNEIRITVIASGFPDGAFSRETTGLGNVPLSSMSKEEVRGKIFNAIPTPPPEPPAPKREEEKKTVPKEEDDDDWSAVPAFLRRSKLK from the coding sequence ATGCCCAAAATCAATCCCGACGTCGAAACATTTGCCCGAATCCGCGTCGTCGGCGTCGGCGGTTCGGGCCGCAACGCGATCAACCACATGATCAACTCAAAGGTCAAGGGAGTTGAATTCATCGTGGTCAATACCGACGCGCAGGATCTCCACCATTCCGCCGCGAAGCGAAAAATCCACATCGGCAAAAATCTCACCAAAGGCCTCGGTACCGGCATGAATGCCGAGCTCGGTAAGAGAGCCGCAGAGGAAACAAAAGAGGAAATCCAGGAGGCGATAAAAGGAGCCGATATGGTCTTCATCGCTGGCGGCATGGGAGGTGGCACGGGAACGGGCGCGTCGCCCGTCGTCGCCCGCACCGCAAAAGAACTCGGCGCGCTCACCGTGGCCGTCGTCACGCGGCCATTCGCTTTCGAGGGCGCACAGCGCAACCGCCTCGCCATGGAGGGGCTCGAGAACCTACGCAAGGAAGTTGATGCTATGATCGTGATCCCGAACGACCGACTGCTTGCCGTTGTCGAAAAAGAGACGACCTTCCGCAACGCTTTCGCCATGTCCGACGAGATCCTCAAACAAGCCGTCGAAGGGCTCTCTGACCTTATCATCATGCCCGGCATCATTAATGTTGACTTCGCCGATATCCGCGCCGTGCTTGAAAATGCAGGCTCGGCGCTCATGGGTATCGGCACCGCGGGCGGAGATCGCCGGGCCGAGGAAGCTGCGCGCGCCGCGATCAACTCGCCGCTTCTTGACCTCTCGATCAGCGGTGCAAAGGGCGTCCTCTTTGCGATCGCTGGTGGCGACGACCTCGGCATGCTTGAGATTCAAGAGGCGGCGAAGGTCATTACCGAGTCGATTGACCCGTCGGCTAAGGTCATCTTCGGCGCGTTCAAGGACGACCGACTTAAAAAAAATGAAATCCGCATCACGGTCATCGCCTCCGGCTTTCCGGACGGCGCCTTCTCAAGAGAGACGACCGGACTCGGCAACGTGCCGCTCTCCTCAATGAGCAAAGAGGAAGTGCGCGGCAAGATCTTCAACGCAATCCCGACCCCCCCGCCAGAACCTCCAGCGCCCAAGCGCGAAGAGGAAAAGAAGACCGTGCCGAAGGAAGAGGATGACGACGATTGGTCCGCGGTGCCAGCGTTTTTGCGACGGTCGAAGCTGAAATAG